A single Lactuca sativa cultivar Salinas chromosome 8, Lsat_Salinas_v11, whole genome shotgun sequence DNA region contains:
- the LOC111906528 gene encoding respiratory burst oxidase homolog protein E, whose amino-acid sequence MMGSDSPASSRSDGRSNYSRMLDYPLDDSNDVYGIGGAMLPIFLNDLQRNNDQDLVEVTLELEDDSIILCSVTPTATANSNSHPFPVSSQSQSPPAATSRLRRKFSWLTSSSSRASSSDASVDRAIPSRDARKMKAKLIRTKSSAQRALGGLRFISKTTNASDVSDLWKNVESRFACLAKHDGLLAREDFAECIGMADSKEFALGVFDALARRRQQKLGKITKAELYEFWLQISDQSFDARLQIFFDMADSNEDGRITRDEIQELLVLSAAANRLSKLKEQAEEYASLIMEELDPENLGYIELWQLETLLLQREAYMNYSRPLSIASGGWSQNLNSLKPKSIIHRVAHFVRWVMIENGQRTWVLMLWFLTMACLFIWKFKQYKNKAAFQVMGYCLTTAKGAAETLKLNMALILLPVCRNMLTFLRSTRARFFIPFDDNINFHKMIAFAIAIGIVVHVGNHMVCDFPRLVNSSPEKFALIASDFHNEKPTYKDLMVGVEGVTGITMLILMTFAFTLASKYFRKNLVKLPSPLNRLTGFNAFWFSHHLFGLVYILLLIHGSFLFLVHKWTQKTTWMYISVPLIIYLLERSLRTGRSEHYSAKIIKVSNLPGDVFTIIMAKPNGFKYRSGQYIFLQCPSISPFEWHPFSITSSPGDDYLSVHIRTVGDWTQELKQVLNNDNGSPCTIGRAKFKKLGDVNSKGLPRLLLDGPYGAPAQDYRNYDVLLLVGLGIGATPFISILRDLLNHNRAVDDQMDSNTETSISGDSLTSLASSSMASSSDNKKKSKKAKVANFYWVTRESGSFEWFKGVMDEVAEMDHKGQIEMHNYLTSVYEEGDARSTLITMVQALTHAKHGVDILSGTRVRTHFARPNWREVFSKVASKHPNSTVGVFYCGMPVLAKELKKLSYEMSHKTSTRFEFHKEYF is encoded by the exons ATGATGGGGTCTGATTCTCCGGCGAGTAGCCGCTCCGATGGAAGATCAAATTACAGCCGTATGTTGGACTACCCACTTGATGATTCCAATGACGTTTACGGAATTGGAGGAGCAATGCTCCCTATTTTCCTCAATGATCTACAACGCAACAACGATCAGGATTTAGTGGAAGTCACGTTGGAGCTAGAAGATGATTCAATTATCCTGTGCAGTGTCACTCCCACCGCCACCGCCAACAGCAATTCCCATCCCTTTCCTGTTTCTTCACAATCACAATCGCCGCCGGCCGCCACCTCCAGGCTTCGTCGGAAATTTTCGTGGTTGACGTCGTCTTCGTCACGAGCTTCTTCATCTGATGCTAGTGTGGATCGTGCCATCCCATCTCGGGATGCTAGGAAAATGAAAGCGAAATTGATTCGCACCAAATCTAGCGCTCAACGAGCTTTAGGAGGTCTCAGGTTTATTAGCAAAACCACAAATGCCTCCGACGTCAGCGACCTGTGGAAAAACGTCGAGTCAAGGTTCGCATGTCTCGCTAAACATGACGGACTCCTAGCTAGAGAAGATTTCGCCGAATGTATAG GAATGGCGGACTCAAAAGAGTTTGCCTTGGGAGTATTCGATGCATTGGCAAGAAGACGACAGCAGAAACTGGGGAAAATTACGAAAGCAGAGCTTTACGAGTTTTGGTTACAGATTTCAGACCAGAGCTTCGATGCTCGTCTGCAGATCTTCTTTGACAT GGCTGACAGCAACGAAGATGGAAGGATCACAAGGGATGAGATTCAGGAG CTCCTAGTGCTTAGTGCTGCTGCCAACAGATTATCAAAGTTGAAAGAACAAGCAGAGGAATACGCTTCTTTAATTATGGAAGAATTAGACCCTGAAAATCTTGGTTATATAGAG TTATGGCAGTTGGAAACGCTTCTACTACAAAGGGAAGCATACATGAACTACAGTAGACCGTTGAGCATAGCTAGTGGAGGTTGGAGTCAAAACTTGAATTCGTTAAAGCCAAAAAGCATCATCCATCGGGTAGCTCATTTTGTTAGGTGGGTCATGATAGAGAACGGGCAAAGAACTTGGGTCTTGATGCTCTGGTTCTTAACAATGGCGTGTCTCTTTATATGGAAATTTAAACAATATAAAAACAAAGCAGCGTTTCAAGTAATGGGATATTGTTTGACTACTGCAAAAGGCGCTGCCGAGACCCTGAAACTCAATATGGCTCTCATCCTTCTACCCGTTTGTCGAAACATGCTAACATTCCTCAGATCTACACGCGCCAGATTCTTCATCCCCTTCGATGACAATATCAACTTTCACAAG ATGATTGCGTTTGCGATAGCGATTGGAATCGTCGTTCATGTCGGGAACCATATGGTCTGTGATTTCCCTCGTTTGGTGAACTCTTCGCCGGAAAAATTCGCACTTATAGCTTCCGATTTCCATAATGAAAAACCAACATACAAGGATTTGATGGTTGGAGTGGAAGGTGTGACCGGAATTACTATGTTGATACTCATGACCTTCGCCTTCACACTTgcttcaaaatatttcaggaagAATTTAGTAAAACTGCCTTCACCATTGAACCGATTGACAGGGTTTAATGCTTTTTGGTTTTCACATCATCTTTTTGGTTTGGTGTATATATTGCTTTTGATTCATGGATCCTTCTTGTTCTTGGTTCACAAATGGACTCAGAAAACG ACGTGGATGTACATTTCTGTCCCTCTGATTATATACTTGTTAGAGAGGAGTCTGAGGACAGGAAGGTCAGAACACTACTCTGCTAAAATCATAAAGGTTTCCAATCTACCAGGAGATGTATTCACCATAATCATGGCCAAACCAAATGGATTCAAATACAGAAGTGGCCAGTATATATTCCTTCAATGCCCTTCAATCTCTCCATTTGAATG GCATCCATTTTCAATTACGTCATCACCTGGAGATGATTACCTAAGTGTTCATATCCGGACAGTAGGTGACTGGACACAAGAACTCAAGCAAGTTTTAAACAATGACAACGGTTCACCATGTACAATTGGCCGAGCAAAATTCAAGAAGTTAGGGGATGTCAACTCAAAAGG GTTACCGAGGCTATTGTTAGATGGACCTTACGGTGCACCAGCGCAGGACTACAGGAACTATGATGTGTTGCTTCTTGTGGGGCTAGGAATTGGAGCAACTCCATTCATAAGTATTCTTAGAGATCTTTTAAACCACAATCGTGCAGTTGATGATCAAATG GATTCAAACACGGAGACAAGTATATCGGGGGATAGTCTTACGAGTCTTGCATCTTCAAGTATGGCATCATCAAGTGATAATAAAAAGAAATCAAAAAAGGCGAAAGTTGCAAACTTTTATTGGGTTACAAGAGAATCCGGATCATTTGAATGGTTCAAAGGAGTTATGGATGAAGTTGCTGAAATGGAtcataaa GGTCAAATTGAGATGCATAATTATCTTACAAGTGTTTATGAAGAAGGTGATGCAAGGTCAACTCTAATCACTATGGTTCAAGCACTTACTCATGCTAAACATGGGGTTGACATCCTATCTGGCACCCGA GTAAGAACACATTTTGCAAGGCCGAATTGGAGAGAGGTGTTTAGTAAGGTTGCATCAAAACATCCGAATTCAACCGTAG GGGTGTTTTACTGTGGGATGCCGGTGTTGGCTAAGGAGTTGAAGAAACTGTCATATGAAATGAGCCACAAGACATCAACACGATTTGAATTTCACAAGGAGTAtttctaa